The Liolophura sinensis isolate JHLJ2023 unplaced genomic scaffold, CUHK_Ljap_v2 scaffold_15, whole genome shotgun sequence sequence TTATTGTTATTTGCCTTAGATGCGTGGTACAGAATGTAGTTTTCAATGGAAAACACCCTGATAAGCACGACTTTCGCTGCTTCCCCTGTTGTCAATTGTTGTCTGTAAATTATAACTAAGCACGGTGTTAAAGAgttaaaaatttacacattaGTTACCCGAAATATTATGAAATCTGTTTCTACCTGCGACAAGCCGCTGTTTCAGTTACTCTTGTCGAATTTGTGACATCCTATCCTGAAGAGACATATTGCTGGcggcaaaaaaaaatgtgctgttattttagatgcCATCTCCATAAACTTGATGGCTACTGACATTTGTCTGACTGAGTGAacaatcgaatgttcagttttgttcGGGTTTCCTTTCCACCATAAATTCTCTGAAGTCGCTATATTTAGATGACGGACGATGACGGACTGTTTTGGCTGGGTTACCTCCCCTAGTTGTCTAAACGACGGGAGATATTCGGCGAACTTCAAATGTCAGAGACCTACCATGAATTTTCAGTTCTGTATTACAGTTCGTTGGCAGTTACGAAttctttataatacattatcgatagtattgtttacatgtgcgatccacAAGCAAAGGTTGTATCATGGGAATCTTTGTGCTGCctgatttgcatgttatctcgctTGACACCAGTGACGGATTTCCCCTTTTCAATTCTCTTAATTGTCATTTTTCGCAAAATATAGGCCTAAGAGGTTTAGTAAGGGGTCAATTGCAactcatttttatatttagtttaaAGGTACAGACCGCATGAAATCGGCGTGGacatcactaaatagatcacttaaaactatacctaaatatacatttttaaattttttttttacatttttgtgaaaagaattaaaaGCGCTCAAACAATGGATTTCTACGGTGGGCTGTATGGACCaaactatcagaggttaggaactctgacgtcacaggaaattttttcaactctaataacgacactgaatgttagaataactctttttacccatgagtgaaagattactgaaataatgttcgcaaaaattcctttcttcttatgaacatcaggaaaaagctgatgtgacgtcagagttcctagataccgtcagtatgacTCATATCGACCATCAGAGcttaaaaacatttgaatgcatttcaacactcttaaaacatctgaaaaaatgaaagaaagtatttttacgcatatttttcagttgtctgtatgatgaaccttacttcatattttagctttctttcaatTGAACGAACTCAAAAATTCTGATTTCGGCGGTATGTCCTTTCATCATAGACCATTGCCGTAAGGTGGGTCTTGGGTGCAACTCGACATCAAGTGTTGTCATTGCTATTGCAAATGCTACAGAACGCTGAACACTTCGCACACTGAGGATACATCGGTATGGCTGATTTCAAAGTTGAATAGTTTGTTCATACTGAGAACACTTGTCAAAACACTTGGCATTTTCCTATTCGCATTTAGAACCTCGGGATCTGTTTCTACCGAGTATTTGCTCAATCAGCAACCCATAGCCTAGAGGATCCCACCTTTGCTCAAAACTCGGCTTCTGTTCTGCCTCAAATCGGTCATTTTCACACCGAAAACCGGCAAAATTTCAACAGGCTCTATCGATGCTTTTCCGAGGATCCTCCAAGATGGAGGCTTTTCGCCACGCAATGTTCACAGACAGAAATCGTTCGCTGTGCATGACAAACGAAACACCCAAATCGTGGAGAACAGGCCGCCTTGTACCtaaatatacttacatacctttttatttttttaatagatgttttacgccgtacccacgaatatttcactcatacaaccgTGGCTAGTATtatatggtgggatgaaaccagacATAGCGGGCGTTCTATGTCTGCTGTTTAATTTTCAGAAAAGCGattgtcttttcattttttacgaAAACTTAACCTTAAACACGTtgcgggaggggggggggcagtaATGAAAGTATGTGGTGGCAGCGGAAAATGTGTTGTTATTGCTCATGCTGTTTTATTAGAAATTCTTGTTACTGTTATTGCCCTTATTGCAGTCCCAATTTCCAACATCGACGGAGTCACAGGGGGCGTGACTGGTGTTCTTGTAGCCTGtgccgttgttgttgcagtaatCATCATTTACAGGTAATTCGGTTAAACGCGTTACTTCTGTTCACACCTTCTATCAAGCAAAGAGTTGATTATTCCAGTAATTTTGCACACGCACTATAACGGGACTGGTTTGcccattgtcagtataatgtgactggatagggTGGTTGATagttcagtggcggcaacactttggcgacatggatgGTCGGGTCGCGGATCAAGACAGCGCCTGTTGAATTGTTAGTGTTTGTAGTTATGTAACGAAGTTCTGGCGCCAGGATCATGAACCTGCCTCAGACTTATTGAGTGCTATAAAACgaaaagtatagttttaaggattatgaaacaaaagatatgccaaaacaaaaaattcagaaCATTTTTTTCGAGGTTAAAGCATAGTTTATATTAATGTTATTAATCCCTCTGTTTTATGCATGTGTTGCGTCAGTGGTAGGGAATATTCGAAAacgacgtcatcgatgaacatactgagaATGCAGGAACAAGTTACCGCCCCCAATGGGGGCTCCCCAATTAGTGCTGTCCCCCCAAAagaggtgttttttttaacagatatcCCAGTTGACATCACAACAACAAGCCACTTAGTCTCCGGTCGAGCCTTGGGAAAATGGTGGCTTAAGCCCTTtcaatgccccccccccccccccccccgcctccccaacacacacacacactcagtAAGAAAGTGGAGAAGCTTTTTGGTCTTTGAATAGGTCAGGCCAGACCCCATACTGCATATTAATGAAATTAAAGTAAAGCGATTTATGTAGCCTTTAAGTTAAATTTAGTCTAAACTTTTGTATTACCCCTAAACTTAGATTTGAATTTAACCACAAATTATCAATCTGTCATGAAAATCTCAGATAACTCTTAGTATCactaagtaattaaataaatgtcttaTTAAGTTTAAGACAGCTTCGTAATTCTGGTGCCAGCTGGACCCGATGGTCTCGTCTTTGTGGTTGTCTTTGAAGATAATAAGAATTAGCATGCTTAtgattattgtatatattatatataaacatgcaccagtatTCTATGTATCCAGTTAGGGTTATTTTGATCAGTCGGTTGTACGGCACGAAAACTTACCCCCCCCACCCTTCctcaacaaacaaaaccaaaaaaggCATGCGAGTTAAAATGTTTATAAGTTCTGCCCTACATCCAAACGTGTCTGtgttgtttaaaggagaagaaaacttaaatgcatgacactataggctgaaaagagcacatttccatctggtggtgcctgctgcatattTTTGCGACTTTTCctcgacatacatgtaaagcttcCTGATCACCAatgcggaaaacgaactgtactctTCGCTATCTTTttggaagaagagttctaccgaaaatgtacgaactgcactttggtTTCCAACAGCAATTCTCCTatcacagaagacttcaggactagtacTTAGGCCAAATGGAATCGCCCagagcagattttggcgctgactttatttataatttatcagcttgaggtacatattgaaatttttatggtatgcaccaGCATGGTAAATGGTATTTgagtgatatttaaattttcttctcctttgaccAGGAGGCGTCATCCGTCAACAAGTAAGGCACAGGCCCACGATTCCCTGTCAGTGAGGACAATGGGTGACATTCAACCAGACGTCGAGGATCAACAGAGCAATAGAGGTAAGAAAATAAAAGCCAACAGTTCTTTAAAGTCACACTAAAGAAGACAAATTTTGAGAGAAGCCTGAAGCAGGGAAATAAAAATAACCACTTGTCATTTAGCTACACAAATGGTTACCTTATTCACTATAAGCACGAGATATATCAACCCTGACTTTTAAAAGTCTAACATACTAAACTTAGAgacataaattaaaaacaaagtaGCTTTTTTAATGGTTAACTGTTAAAAGGGTGGCTGTATGGTCTCTGAAgattttacatctacatgacaAGTAATTGCATTCGGTAGgagagttttgagttcgaaccTGTTAATCATATTAGCAATGTTGATTTAACTTTCAGAATATGAAGCAGAGGACCCGGAAGTTCACGTAGTCCCAGAGGATCCCGAGGCAACAACGTACGAGAATCACTTGAGCACGTCAGTTCCTGTAGAGGAATTCTGGGACTACATCCAAGAGAAAATGGCAGCCGATGGTTTCAAAGCCGAGTTCGCAGTAAGCTGTTAGATTATTTTGCTGTATTAAACATGGTGACTTAAAAATACCTGCGCTAAATCACGAcacatttcaacaatttatttattagttaaCGCCTGAACATCTGCTGTTAACATTTATTAACGATAACAACCTgaatgcggatggtcgaggaATTTACtcgggttttgcccggttttctcccagcattatgctggtcgctgtcttacaagtgaaacattctcttGAATGGCAAAGACCAATCAACTAACTAAATGAATGTTAAAACCAATATATAGGTCTTGGTTAACGGTGACCATTATGACTTTAGCGTACACGTAAATATCGCTGtgaggaaaatattttgaactcGTCTTTTGTTTACACATTATGCTTAAGctattgttgcttttttttgttagaaattTCCCGCCGGACTCCATGCCAAAGCTGAAGTGGCAAATCTTCCATACAACAAGGCTAAAAGTCGCTACAAGAATCTTGTCGCATGTAAGCATCTGTGTTTGGTAATTAAGTGAAGAAGTAATATAGCAATAATTACAGTAACACATCAAGCAATAAGCCTTCAGTGATATTGAGTCCATTTATCCAGTCTAAACCATATGCCTTATTTCCCCAATACTGAATATCCTTAATTAGGACCGACATGTATAGCCATCCAATTAACACTTGCAATAAATGATATTCCGTCATATGCCCAATAgctttaaattttaattgcGCAGCCGTAAAAAGGGTAAGTCAGATCCAAAAGcaaagattttctttttttggatgaaATAAACCCTGTATTTTTATCTGTACTATCGTTGAAATCTTTCTTTCTGTATCATCTGAAAGCATTTTTCATATCTTTGATCCACaaatcatacaaaatatatgcaAACCATCTGTTTTTACCGATATGGATAAAACGTCTTGAGAGAGTACACCATGTTACAGGTCAGTCTCAAGTTTCAGGGGATTTCGTCCGTTTTCTACAACATTATGGCAGTTCCCTTGTGGACTTTGTGGACATAAATATAGCTATCTAACACTTAAAAAACACGTTCATGTTTTGTAGAAGCAATACTTCCAGAATTCTTGTTTTCCATCActacttccatttttttttttcagatgaccACTCTCGTGTCGTCTTGAGACTCCATGGACCCAATGACAAATCGGATTACATAAACGCCTGTTACATTGACGTAAGATTGAGTGCTAGTTACATTAACATATATCCTTTTGTCTTAATGTTATACCTTGCTTTCATCTGTTCTTATTTACGCCTACCGTCTTGGTAAGAATATATCTATAGCCTACGTTGTCTTAGTCTGTACCTAACGCTATAAATACTTAAACGTCTTAACACCAGTTAAATTTCTATTCAGCTAATTTAATATCGAAGGATTAGATATAAATATGGTAGATTCCATCCATACACACCACGGGTACTGAGAAAAATTGTCTGAAAGAAACTGTCAAAAGAAGTAAGAGTCAGTGGTAGGATGAGCGGAAATTGTATCAAAAATATCCTCACTCCTTTTTATTTAGATTTGTTCACTGGATTGGACAGAGGCAAATGTTCTGATAGTATATTGAACGTCGTGAACCTTATTGATAATGCTTAAAGTCCCGtcatagtgacatttttcaggCCAGGATTCAAGCAGTCAAGgagattgtttttgttttttttttcttttgtctttttgtcaTGCACAGACAAACAACACAATCAATATAATTCACAAGAAGCTTGTTTAGCTCTAATTATAAAAGGTATTGAAATATTGTGGCGACATATATTATAATacatccaaaatatttcactactacATGCCACTCaattaaaacttaaatcttAAGAAACAAGTAAAGGTTTTTCCATACACATTTTTAGTCTAAACTAACACTCATTTCAGGTAAACGGTTCTTCCTCTTTCACTGTTGACGCATTACATTTCAGGGTTACAACCAGCCTAAGAAATTCATCGCCTCTCAAGGTAAAGATCCCCTTTTTCACTCTTAATCTGACCATGTAAATCTTTACGTAATAGTATCTATACTCGTCATGTCCTAAGAAAAAATGTGGACAATTCACAAGGGTTGGATGAGGTACACAGTAACAACTGTGGTATAACCAGGATGGACAAAATTCTCCTTGTCAACCCCTCAATGCTCTCTGCCCTCTACTCCTTGAAGAATTCATGCGCAGGGCTGAGCGacgaaaggttagagcaaggaaacataactggctggcccggtgtcagcataatgtgactgggtgggtgggttggtttggggggggggggggtggtgtcATGTATTGTTTCTTCGGTATGACTACTGGCGGCAGTATGGAGTCGCCCtggcacaagaagacaaaatgtatgtgttcacacctaatgactcctcgtcgtcatataactgaaaaattattaagtacgatgttaaacctcaagcatagatatttacatataaaattgtaaaattcttttgattaatgttaaaattatgGTGATGAGAAAAAAACCATTtgcacacaaatgaaataaactaaCGATCTTCCTGATCGCAATAAAGTGTCTCGGCTAGTCACGGTGCCACGTTCAACATATTTTATGCAGTCGTATTTATTAGGTCATTATCAGTATAAAAGGAGGATCTTCCAAATAAAAAGATAAGGATTTTATTTGCCATAAAGAAAGTCGTGCCTCATAAATGATATGGTGTATTGTTTTACCTGATGCTCACCCACGTGATCTTGCGCTGTTcacgtttacatgtatctccacaGGGCCTACCGATCTTATCATAAACGACTTCATGCGCATGCTCTGGGAACAGAACGTGGGTAAAATTGTCATGGTGACAAATCTGATCGAAGCAACTAAGGTATTTCTAATAGCATATTCCATTGTGCATGTACTGCTCttaagataaaaacaaatgccTGTGTTTCAAATAGTTCTTAGATAAGGTATTCTATCAGCCCATTTGTATGAGCTGCGTCACTCCTGATTCAGGCCATTCCTACATCAAAGGTAACATAACTtgaaatatatggatcacaacttctatgTATTGAGTGAGCCACGTTTCGGTATAGGGACTAATACACTTATCAAGCTTAATGACCGGCATTAGTACCTATACCGAAACGTTGCTCACTGAATCGgcagaagttgtgatccatatatttgttatattatccAGTTCAACTTCTAAATGTCATTGAATGAAGTCTTACATCAAAGGTGACGTCGTTTTCACATAAGTATTTGAACATCTAGTTGATAATATTGGAATGACGAATTGGCTTGAACAATGAAATTAAGTCAAATGATAAGCAAACTTCAATGGGAGTCTTCTTTCGTTGTCCTTACTATTTTGGTTGTATTGagttaatgaatatttaaaattgtATAATGAATTCAAAGTATACACCAATGATGAGAGTATTTTCCAGTACGTTGTGCCTCAGTCCACGTGTCCTCCGTCATTGGTTTGCGTTTTAGATAAAGTGCAAACAGTACTGGCCGAGCGAAGGCTGTACGCGGTTTGGTGTCATTGAGGTTACCCTGCTTGACGAGGAGGTATATGCGAATTGCGCAATTAGAACACTGGAGCTAAGTCACACAAAGGTAGGTCTGATCAATGTCATTGGTACACTCATTGAActgcacaattagaacactggaGAGGAGTCACACTGAAAGAGATCCTATCGACATTATCGGTACACTCATTGAACTACACAATTAGAGCACTGGAGCGGAGTCACACTAAGAGAGATCTGATCGACATTATCGCTACATTCATAGAACTACACAATTAGAACACTGCGGCTGACTCACATCGGAACTAGCTGTACACTTATAGAACTACGCAATTAGAGCAGCAAGGCTAAGCTGCACTCAGGTAGTTGTGATCGACACAGTAGGTACACTTATAGAATGACACACTTAGAACACCGGTAGTGGCTCACACTGAGGTAAGTGGGATCGACAGTATCTGTACACTTGTAGACCTACGCAGTTAGAACACCGAGGGAAGAAGGTGGAACCCACGTTGACACTAGCTGTACACTAGATCAGTGGTGCTCAGTCACATCGACACTATAGGAGTACACTGACAGAActgcacaattagaacactggtgcTGAGTCACAATAGGGTAGGTCTGATCGACACTATCTGAACAATTAGAGTTAGAAAAGAGGTGCGCAGTCACATCTGCACTATAACAGTACACTGAGAGAActgcacaattagaacactggtgcTGAGTCACACTAAGGTACACATAGGTCTGGTCGACACTATTAGAGAATTAGATCAGCGGTGCTCAGTCACATCGACACTATAGGAGAACACTGACAGAActgcacaattagaacactggtgcTGAGTCACACTAGGGTAGGTCTGATCGACACCATCTGAACAATTAGAGAATTAGATCAGTGGTGCTCAGTTACATCGACTCTATAGGAGCACACTGACAGAACTGCACAATTAGAACATTGGTGCTGAGTCACACTAAGGTAGGTCTGATCGACACTATTTGTACTTTTAtagaattacacaaatgcaacactggtacttacatgtagtaatatCGACACAAGCTGTACACTAACTGTACACTTAGAGCACTAGAGCCGAATAACAAGGTAGGTGACCACACATCACTTTCTAGTATTCCCGTCATCGTTTGCTCGCATGTATCCCTGTATACCCTTTGTAACTTTGCACATGTAAGAAAGTGTTcaaaatacttgtacatatagttCATTATTGCATGATTACCCTCAATTCTCAATTTCTGTCCAAAATGTCtgtaggttatttatttatttatttatttgattggtgttttaaagcgtactcaagaatatttcacttatacgacgtcggtcagcattatgatgggaggaaacccaggaccatccgcaggttactggaagacctccccacatatggccggagaggaagccagcataagctggacttggtagaggggattagcacgctagcgcggcgcaatgacctaaggccctttcaccaatacggtcgctgtgagtacaagtccgtctctttgctggcttcctctccggtcgtacatgggaaggtctgcagcaacatgtgaatggtcgtgggtatcgtcctggctctgtccggtttccttccaccataattctggctgccgtcgtttaagtgaaattttcttgagtacgacgtaaactaccaatcaaataaataaatagattcttCCAACATGCCCAAAGTTTCCCTAAAATGTAATtgtaacatatgtacaatatattggTATTATAACACAATCAAAGACGAGGATACAAGATGAGAATCTGCCTATAAGATGAGCAAATTCTGTTGGCTATTGGTTTATGCTTTCCTTACCACCATTACTTGTGTCACGCATCTGATCGGAAAATCTCCTCAGGTGAAAAACAAGACGAAGATTCTCAAACAGTTTCACTTCTCGGCTTGGCCAGATCACGGGGCACCTTCCGATGCCACAATTCTGCTTGACTTTCGAGATAAGGTTCTGGAGTACAACTCGACTTTACCTGGACCAATTCTTGTCCATTGCAGGTAGGCGTGGGAACAAACAATCCAGATCAACCTAGagagaaacattttgaaatgcaATGCTAGTTCTGAAATAAACACCACTTTTGAGTTCTTCATTTGAATCAAacattttatacttttgcacTAATCACGCAGATTACGtatgaaatataaattaaccatttttgaaaaacaaatgatcGAGAGTGTATAGGAAATCTAACACCTTCATTCTTTGTTTCTTAAAATCGCTAAGAGTAGAATATCTCATAAGTACATATGGCAAAAGTGTGCAGGATCTGTGAAAAGTCATAATGATGTGCactaattccacttaaaaatAATCCATTATATTTCAGATTCGCGATAACTTTTAAACTAGGATGCAAGTAAATTGAATATTGATTAAGTTTCCGCGTCTAGAATAATGTCTTGTCTTTCTAGCATCAATGATGCCTGTTTTCATGGCCCCGTGTTAATTCCTTTCTCTATATACGCATTCTTCTTATTTACGAGGGAGGGGGGatgctccgtggctcagtggctcagttggttagcgggataacgcagcgtaatgacccagtagtctctcaccaatgcggtcgctgtgagttcaagtccaactcatgctgataTCCTCGCCGgccgtaagtgtgaaggtcttgaagcaacttgcggatggtcgtgagtttccacccaccataatgctgaccgccgtcgtatgagtgaaatattcttgagtacggcgtaaaacaccaatggaataaacaaatattattttcgggAGGGAACGAATTAAACTTTCTTTTGCAAATTGATCTTGCGCTTGTGGACgtcgattatggttgaaaattGGCATGAAAATGTTTGCTTTCCAAAAGAACAGCACATGCGCAGTTGATATTAATCCTGACGTGATTCAAGACACGTTCTGTGTTAGATCGGGATTGATAGCACCCAGACTTCGTTTAAAACCTATGTCCATGTGGTTGTAAAATATAGCACTGCATGGCATGACTTCAACGGTGTCAGTTCTTTAGTTGAATTGTGGTAGCTACCGGCGACATTGTCTCTCAAAAGGCACAGCCAAGTCTTTAAATCTTTTTTAAGGTAAACCTTCAAAGTGCGCATGCCGGTTATTAAAGAAGCGATCTTGTCAAGAATTGGGATATCTCTTGTGGAGTACTTTTTGCCTTATGATTTTACTCTACCTGTTGTACGCATGCGTGTCTTGGATCAGTGCTGGGATTGGACGCACGGGAACGTTCATAGCTCTGGATTACCTGATCAATCAGGCTAAAGAAGAGAATGTGGTGAATGTGCCGGCCTGTGTGATGATTCTGAGACAGCAGCGGGTCAACATGGTGCAGACACAGGTACAATTAGCCATAAAAAGACTGCAGAGCTGCTTTGGAAATTCCAATCTCCTCTGAGTGTACAGATATACCATAGGAGACGTAATtgtgtaatataattaagacatacagcatagagagaaaaaacagagcagcgaagacagtgtgatgcatgtagctgacaaatggtcagacgtatCCGATGACATGTGactttttgtcaatttacctgagttagggtATGTTCCCACACCACGGGAATGTTTTCTGAAGGCAATATCTGATCGCACTTAGGTCAAACTTTTTCTACCTTGCACATTATCTGTTATCATGATACTACTTTTCTTCACATCACTTGTTAAAGCTGAAACAAGCATTGTGCATATGTCATCGAAACGGTATTTACCTGCAAACATTACTTTTATTGAATGACAagatagaaaataaaaacaatgcgTGATCATCTCATTGTGCCAAATGTATGATGGAATAAAACTGAATGACAAGTACTCATAAGATATAACATTTGGTTACATGAATTTTGATCTGACGGGTTTATTCCGCAAGATGATTTAACATTATGCATTGCAGGAAAGTTCTgctaaattataaaaaaaatttgcccTTATGTTAACCAGGAACAGTACGAGTTTCTACACTCAGCCCTGGGAGAAGCCTTGAAATTCAGCGACAGTTCAATTCCATTTGTGAACTTTGCCACCGTGTACTCTGACCTTTGCACTGTCGACCCCGAGACCGGACAGTCCAAGATGGTCGCACAGTTTGAGGTCTGTTGCGAAAATAGAATAAGAAATATTTGCAAACTGTTGAGGCTACTAGAATTCtaaatttactgtcattcatgCCTccgctcccaccataatgctggcccccatggtataagtgaaatattcttcagtacggcgtaaaacagcaatcaaataaatatataaataaattaagccacCTTcttatataaagtgaaatattcgtgaatatggcgtaaaactgtAGTCaagcaaatagataaatgatGGGAATTACGTGGTACATTACACAGCTAGTCTATTCATAGCTACTGTGGGTCTGTGATGATGTTGTTCTGACCGACATTCGTTTACAAAGCGTTGAAATCAAAtagaacattttaaaatggaagTTATCGCCGTCCGTTTTAGGTCCTCCGGGAACTCTCACAAACCGCGAACAAGATGCACGTGAAATCAGCCAGACATCCTGACAATATTTCCAAGAACAGATACTCCAAATTTTTAGCCCGTAAGTTTTTTGTGACAAAGCCTTATTTCATCGACAATTGAGCTACACTCTCAACACACCTAACAGGGTTTGTATGTCGATATCAACTTCTGATTTAATAATGTGTTAGACACCTTTTCCGTGTGCCCTCTAAACATCGTTGTAAAGTATGTGAAAACTCATAGCTCATCTCGCTGTTCAGCAGCGTATACCGTTAAGGTATCGTTATCAGAGAGGTCAATCTGCAAATCTGCCTTATTTCATCGACAATTGAGCTACACTCTCAACACACCTAACAGGGTTTGTATGTCGATATCAACTTCTGATTTCATAATGTGTTAGACACCGTATCCATGTGCCCTCTAAACATCGTTGTAAAGTATGTGAAAACTCATAGCTCATCTCGCTATTCAGCAGCGTATACGTTAAAGTATCGTTATCAGAGAGGTCAATCTGCAAAGTAATGACTTGTTCAACTCCCAGACAGTAATAACCGAACACTTTTAAAAtagttaaatacatataataaaatagTCTAGTCTTAGACTAAATAGtacaacatgtatataacatataaaacaATGTAGGTAACAACAAAATATAGATTCCTTTGGAGATTAGAGCAGACACAACACCTTTCCAAATACACACAATCTCAATAGGAAGTCTCAGCATATAGAGGTAAATCCACTGATCCTCGTGAATTCCTAGAGTGAAAGATAACACTGACATCCAGATGACAATCAGCCGTACTCAAGGCACAATGACAAATGGTTGGTATGCAACCTTCTTATCAGTCACAGACTCTACACTTGATTATTGATTAGCGGAAATGCCtcaaatttatatacattgacAGTGAGCATCCAGAAAGGTGGCTCGCCTTAAATGTGCTCGAGAGCAGGGTCGGCGTTCCCCGGTAAAGAGCTCAAACACTTACCTGGTTAGCATCAAGCCCTTGTACCTTCTCACTTCACATCATTCTTTTTCGTCAGTTGGTGCCAT is a genomic window containing:
- the LOC135481284 gene encoding receptor-type tyrosine-protein phosphatase mu-like gives rise to the protein MGDIQPDVEDQQSNREYEAEDPEVHVVPEDPEATTYENHLSTSVPVEEFWDYIQEKMAADGFKAEFAKFPAGLHAKAEVANLPYNKAKSRYKNLVAYDHSRVVLRLHGPNDKSDYINACYIDGYNQPKKFIASQGPTDLIINDFMRMLWEQNVGKIVMVTNLIEATKIKCKQYWPSEGCTRFGVIEVTLLDEEVYANCAIRTLELSHTKVKNKTKILKQFHFSAWPDHGAPSDATILLDFRDKVLEYNSTLPGPILVHCSAGIGRTGTFIALDYLINQAKEENVVNVPACVMILRQQRVNMVQTQEQYEFLHSALGEALKFSDSSIPFVNFATVYSDLCTVDPETGQSKMVAQFEVLRELSQTANKMHVKSARHPDNISKNRYSKFLALDSCRPYLSTPVSGSNDYINAVYLPGYKQKRGFILTQTPLPNTVVDFWRLVYDHKVSTIIMLDRVKTGDKNVGVYWTDKKETFNPFEVEVTDVDQRVEFSTWTYELSHKDKKAPQPIKQFRCPFFTSEPTLKTIPTLLTVLQSVDMWRDKAGDGPVLVHCRDGVTKSGLFCVVWTVLERLKVDQNVNILQTVKQMRNNRPEIITDVGQLNFIHQVVMGYLDNFQTYANFRPMTTVLEAM